A part of Myxococcus landrumus genomic DNA contains:
- a CDS encoding DUF2634 domain-containing protein gives MADELKTDLRLAFSESGGADLDWSDHGGASTVSGKDNLVQALTMRLVVYRGHLNQLGHQRYGSRVADLIGEPMDRANLDLLRRYVRQAIKEDPRVDEVLELSVAARVDVPGAVDVRARIKAITGDAVELGLALDLG, from the coding sequence ATGGCCGACGAGCTCAAGACCGACCTGCGCCTGGCCTTCTCGGAGTCGGGCGGCGCGGACCTCGACTGGTCCGACCACGGCGGCGCCTCCACCGTGAGCGGCAAGGACAACCTGGTGCAGGCGCTGACGATGCGGCTCGTCGTCTATCGCGGACACCTGAACCAGTTGGGCCACCAGCGCTACGGCAGCCGCGTGGCGGACCTCATCGGCGAGCCGATGGACCGCGCCAACCTGGACCTGCTGCGCCGCTACGTGCGCCAGGCCATCAAGGAAGACCCGCGCGTGGACGAGGTGCTCGAGCTGAGCGTCGCGGCCCGCGTGGACGTGCCGGGCGCGGTGGATGTGCGGGCGCGCATCAAGGCCATCACCGGCGACGCGGTGGAATTGGGATTGGCGCTCGACCTGGGGTGA
- a CDS encoding baseplate J/gp47 family protein — protein MGDLLLSLYPPDQNTFSAIVERLLGNLGPGMDPNVGGMARTLAEAYAREMATFYAMMELSHRAGYLDTAEGPALDNVVAVLGLKRARAGRLMGEVELSRITPAPDDIGIPAGRQVTGLSADGKPLPLFETMEDATLVKGDTRVIIPVQEVQDEEQSSREAPPAIDPFRVTLMPRPILGIEAVTNPAPLRRGSDNETDENLRARARTALRDGEKGTLESLAAAVQQQGVRQVTVREPADAPPGVVDVLVGDTDFEADVEGVARVEAAIRETKAAGIRVRLRYARTIFFRLSFSVEPTREDLDEVSFGRLRRDLQQALAQYMQEQPVGSAVIRRKLEAVLYGNPAVRRVSNLSVETYVWGLVGTPPTRKDLVLESQSREYGANRDWKMEPLEVGRIDLVRLEPRISRLRTPQWRLDLVVSLSSGEARTPEQVREALRGALGVFAARLSEEAQVGREAFLTWDSLQLALKSQARIQALLGCDVTLETGITVSLVAPSTPAAAIPDQVTQLLVKADVRLEFGGAELVGVG, from the coding sequence GTGGGAGATCTCCTTTTGAGCCTCTATCCTCCTGACCAGAATACCTTCAGCGCCATCGTCGAGAGGCTGCTGGGGAACCTGGGTCCAGGCATGGACCCCAACGTCGGCGGCATGGCCCGAACCCTCGCGGAAGCCTACGCGCGCGAGATGGCGACGTTCTACGCCATGATGGAGCTGTCGCATCGCGCGGGATATCTCGACACCGCCGAGGGCCCCGCCCTGGACAACGTGGTGGCCGTGCTGGGGCTGAAGCGCGCGCGCGCCGGGCGGCTCATGGGCGAAGTGGAGCTCAGCCGCATCACCCCCGCGCCGGATGACATCGGCATTCCCGCGGGGCGTCAGGTCACCGGCCTCAGCGCGGACGGCAAGCCCCTGCCCCTCTTCGAGACGATGGAGGACGCCACGCTCGTCAAGGGCGACACGCGCGTCATCATCCCCGTGCAGGAGGTCCAGGACGAGGAGCAGTCCTCGCGCGAGGCGCCGCCCGCCATCGACCCCTTCCGCGTGACGTTGATGCCCAGGCCCATCTTGGGCATCGAGGCCGTCACCAATCCGGCGCCCTTGCGAAGGGGCTCGGACAACGAGACCGATGAGAACCTCCGCGCCCGCGCCCGCACCGCGCTGCGCGACGGAGAGAAGGGAACCCTGGAGTCCCTCGCAGCCGCCGTGCAACAGCAAGGCGTGCGGCAGGTCACCGTGCGGGAGCCCGCGGACGCGCCACCGGGTGTCGTGGACGTCCTCGTGGGAGACACCGACTTCGAGGCCGATGTCGAAGGGGTCGCCCGCGTCGAGGCCGCCATCCGGGAGACGAAAGCCGCCGGCATTCGTGTCCGGCTCCGCTACGCGCGCACCATCTTCTTCCGGTTGAGCTTCAGCGTGGAGCCCACCCGCGAGGACCTGGACGAAGTGTCCTTCGGCCGGCTGCGCCGCGACCTCCAGCAAGCGCTCGCGCAGTACATGCAGGAGCAGCCCGTGGGCTCCGCCGTCATCCGACGCAAGCTGGAGGCCGTGCTCTACGGCAACCCCGCCGTGCGTCGCGTGAGCAACTTGAGCGTGGAGACGTATGTCTGGGGCCTGGTGGGCACCCCGCCCACGCGGAAGGACCTGGTGCTCGAATCCCAGAGCCGCGAGTACGGCGCCAACCGCGACTGGAAGATGGAGCCCCTGGAGGTCGGGCGCATCGACCTGGTGAGACTGGAGCCCCGCATCTCCCGGCTGCGCACGCCCCAGTGGCGACTGGACCTGGTGGTGTCGCTCTCCAGCGGCGAGGCGCGCACGCCCGAACAGGTGCGCGAGGCGTTGCGCGGCGCGCTGGGTGTCTTCGCCGCGCGGCTCTCCGAGGAGGCCCAGGTCGGGCGAGAGGCCTTCCTCACCTGGGACTCCCTGCAGTTGGCCCTGAAGTCCCAGGCCCGCATCCAGGCGCTGCTGGGCTGTGACGTCACCTTGGAGACGGGCATCACCGTGTCCCTGGTCGCCCCGAGCACTCCCGCCGCGGCCATCCCCGACCAGGTCACCCAGCTCCTGGTGAAGGCCGACGTGCGGTTGGAGTTCGGCGGCGCCGAGCTGGTGGGGGTCGGATGA
- a CDS encoding tail fiber domain-containing protein, giving the protein MSEPYYTAKSGDPILADTWNNMQIKTRDEIRAHTHRGGDDGALLDGNSISPTASLKVNKVEATLGLTVKNVDISKWMDDTEAKKLSLTGGNLTGPFSVMANVGIGAAPSTRRLLVQGAVDNNAAVEVRSSGNNAWGVGLIVKTTGATEGAAIQLRSRNKSWLLKGELGATAEGFQVSEGGGDGENGSGYGTPRLHLKAGGSLGLNTTDPQGALDIRLSSAAAGFDRLVVNTTTLWGNGQPQVTIGAGGAAGLMINNPHVVWNSTDNRASIRYGLSGGVSTGLMWDVGARASNAFSFMVNNTHSLWMGADGSVGIGTSTPGVRLDVQGGSLRVSGAIMPSIGNAPGNGIQFPLDAFGGTGDSASIRYYRAPNPLPGEEENGKLVIACENEPGDAIILNQGGADRMTLVNANVGIGTSRPSTPLHIAQREASLGIRLSEHVSGRFVDIAYTGTGILQFAHSNGAGQNLMPNGQWLQFSDVGLKQNIASLEGVLPRVLALRPVSYELKSTGHPQLGLVAQEVEPLFPELVADLPRMNDNGEPLKGLTYESFSVLAIAALQEIKQQYDERIAALEQRLQEQERKS; this is encoded by the coding sequence ATGAGTGAGCCCTACTACACCGCGAAATCAGGTGACCCCATCCTGGCGGACACCTGGAACAACATGCAGATCAAGACGCGGGACGAGATCCGCGCACACACACACCGCGGCGGCGACGACGGTGCACTGCTGGATGGCAACAGCATCTCGCCGACCGCATCGCTGAAGGTGAACAAGGTCGAGGCCACGCTCGGGCTGACGGTGAAGAACGTCGACATCTCCAAGTGGATGGACGACACGGAGGCCAAGAAGCTGTCCCTCACGGGTGGAAACCTCACCGGCCCGTTCTCCGTCATGGCCAACGTGGGCATTGGCGCGGCGCCCAGCACGCGGCGCCTGCTGGTCCAGGGCGCCGTGGACAACAACGCGGCCGTGGAGGTCCGGAGCTCGGGGAACAACGCCTGGGGCGTCGGGCTCATCGTGAAGACCACCGGCGCCACCGAGGGCGCCGCCATCCAGTTGCGCAGCCGGAACAAGAGCTGGCTGCTCAAGGGTGAGCTGGGCGCCACGGCCGAGGGGTTTCAAGTCTCGGAGGGCGGCGGCGACGGAGAGAACGGCAGCGGCTACGGCACGCCCCGCCTGCATCTCAAGGCGGGCGGCAGCCTGGGCCTCAACACGACGGACCCGCAGGGCGCGCTGGATATCCGGCTGTCATCGGCGGCGGCGGGGTTCGACCGGCTGGTGGTGAACACCACGACGCTGTGGGGCAACGGCCAACCCCAGGTCACCATCGGCGCGGGCGGCGCGGCCGGCTTGATGATCAACAACCCCCACGTCGTGTGGAACAGCACCGACAACCGCGCCTCCATCCGCTACGGATTGAGCGGCGGTGTCTCCACCGGCTTGATGTGGGACGTGGGGGCGCGCGCGAGCAACGCGTTCTCCTTCATGGTGAACAACACCCACTCCCTGTGGATGGGCGCGGACGGAAGCGTCGGTATCGGCACGTCGACGCCGGGTGTCCGGCTGGATGTGCAGGGCGGCAGCCTCCGCGTCAGCGGCGCCATCATGCCGTCCATCGGCAATGCCCCGGGCAATGGCATCCAGTTCCCGCTGGATGCGTTTGGCGGCACCGGCGACTCCGCGAGCATCCGCTACTACCGCGCGCCCAATCCCCTGCCTGGTGAGGAGGAGAACGGGAAGTTGGTCATCGCCTGCGAGAACGAGCCGGGTGACGCCATCATCCTCAACCAGGGTGGCGCGGACCGGATGACGCTGGTCAACGCCAACGTCGGCATTGGAACCTCGCGCCCCAGCACGCCGCTGCACATCGCGCAGCGAGAGGCCAGCCTGGGCATCCGGCTCTCGGAGCACGTCTCCGGGCGGTTCGTCGACATCGCCTACACGGGAACGGGCATCCTCCAGTTCGCGCACAGCAATGGCGCGGGCCAGAACCTGATGCCGAACGGGCAGTGGCTCCAGTTCTCCGACGTGGGGCTGAAGCAGAACATCGCTTCGCTCGAGGGAGTCCTCCCTCGGGTGCTCGCGCTGCGCCCCGTGAGCTACGAGCTGAAGTCCACGGGTCACCCGCAGTTGGGTCTGGTCGCGCAAGAGGTGGAGCCGCTCTTCCCCGAGCTCGTGGCGGACTTGCCCCGGATGAATGACAACGGCGAGCCCTTGAAGGGCCTCACCTACGAGTCCTTCAGCGTGCTCGCCATCGCGGCCCTCCAGGAGATCAAGCAGCAGTACGACGAACGCATCGCGGCGCTCGAGCAGCGCCTCCAGGAACAGGAGCGGAAGTCATGA